The Sylvia atricapilla isolate bSylAtr1 chromosome 3, bSylAtr1.pri, whole genome shotgun sequence genome has a window encoding:
- the LOC136359390 gene encoding spectrin beta chain, non-erythrocytic 2-like isoform X4 gives MSGSTARKVQPFTISTRLSLPKCAADFPGDACPGIALASALDSHRGLRRSINERISLYLAHARAGPAAPAGQPRSPSPGEDGGTDEDRLNRSSLARSIKKITLSNWYGDAGSGEAGGPGDPARAGGERNHNNNNSRTGKAQFKVFLRKDVDAEDKQQEPGSVQASVFFSSVDRRSPFYALAGSPVSSPQKESPKGKESAAAPRCSGRSEVGTAPQLDLSPLRAQFNREMLQAESWVRGKLRDLKDGCDLQDWEEVAQTLQRDMKDFENTLIKLNQMGEQLMWRASPSAEAVRRQLLALQDQWQLLKQTAASQSKALGGLRSLQDFNRKAERLEAWIKHKEEKPSLAALLQESPDKIQLTRRILDLKQEEQQFQSLHKELNSLAQKLEKQSKSEGRNISARRKHLNKTWLRLQGTLKEHHEALQLALEVASFLQQADLLLGAIHAKQSSICNTGKPGEGEPCQDRDVRDIASQVMMLDVTVSQLLNLQPSLAARVTSKHRDVKESWAQLQQALRAGKAPGKASSSPGGKAAAPNVEPRGEDGSHGAVGKEAAAKWTRGLGSMVPKDVLEKMAEHKKGEESSPGSPAVGQPPHGGDNKRRREAEAEWGMQQLETQVQDVCQVVNATLSPYKETVGVGVPPCPAVSLEAARMQQEPLAPSSSARAVLLEGPARGRPPGSPQVEAMLRELGELWEDLQRKHQENGVVLQEIDKALRLVGELDQAEQWLQAVAGSLLEPAAMRSPAELRQDLEELSQLEKQLLLCGLKLQALREEAAGESPTEHEGARKMQRKVEMVEEKLAHVQAALRHRAADLRDSLVLSEFLQDLQEEEARSQQGSAVPGSGHCGSQGCFPLLSAQAETSPSSEDMSRPLGELQEAVEMLNDAAKERERVMEVAAETESLERLVAKISPQLEALQRRAKVLSQDIALAENSFTTVKSEKDLQGLQDLLRCQQEMEHAVSQTLQGQLEELERAAARLQELCPSRQCPVSRELQETLWAWAGLRELLRETRLRVQQASRLWHFFKDYLAMISWTEDTRAQIFSESPSSSSLPETPCEELERRIEEKLKEFEALAAAGQQLVSEEHYLSATIKERLEELQSMLGWVLVRWRAQRHQQELGSRQEVRRDPESLSSTSPTGQKQHASRDPPQLESIHSPVKFMPCSLLEPVQRLEPKLPEKTAISPPASPLSDAPSGGEQSWGEQSSKTPHDSDPLKEAATWDAAETSTLLLPPRGPCGLGGTVNLILSIGKKGEKKKAQQQASSERPGEEALPTVQVEARKTCTAKRPPAVVRRPPACSGGMPAVSHTLPKAGAGCLFNSLQRREQARAEQARLLTLQGIMGDSSLRPTPEECHGPSNTWPQKCGWRKGGAGAATAGPQLGELLLYVRNPLVQDIDAECGAAPQSPCLPKPKITCPRVSLGSVLSLELPRDAVVLGCHRGAAARQQEAEGQEQRQDRGVRPWKSAGTHGVGWQEDGHRPQEPSKRLGMSPKGEQGTWFEEVSFNPSYSQQRAHCAGKEHWNLQHPSSTSRDLLDLRPSWQSRVGVGDELTTHFGPDDSPTASGRARHHRAAWLELGSSPASIPGMAGALPSPACAQQPASSSQPRGSPASPATPTQLSVFEWALGSPQPQSPALGAREVCHPAHRQFEEEEEELQAIWDGAQEQQAESPPGGSCASHRTGSRVGSLPSPTATAGGPLILSSANNVLVAKFTLPTTAQLLHSPSGEKSPGVVHSGSPSRLKVSPHVEELVSAAPLDASSAWDQQRHRQEERESSKVLPGKMEFQMMEGTLERKHVLQAGGRKASCRAWGLFHTVLMRQTLCFYQDRRDSLKSSVVALPLNLSGAVCTPDAEYTKKTNCFRLQLQDGSEYLLRAPTQPLMNEWVSKLQQNSGFPKVDYFQAAAQRVEGTAGTGSFSKVSSPGTSHLQGHHQVTTTKSQEVVLPCASTLLQRPLGSQDGPVDGTVAAAENAQGTGHKGQQWSPRASPGLWDNICPEDDYGLVANKRRSYSFTSATYQKITPLAVPQEPAEAGSSYSVTLYIGEQVSATPRARCHSFVARTGSPRDTRGEKTTSPPRSKNKSVFKKFFGKKE, from the exons CTGGCAGGATCCCCAGTGTCATCACCCCAAAAAGAGAGCCCTAAGGGCAAGGAGTCTGCTGCAGCACCAAGATGCAGTGGGCGAAGCGAAGTGGGCACAGCCCCCCAGCTTGACCTGAGTCCTCTGAGAGCCCAGTTCAACCGGGAGATGCTGCAG gcagagagctggGTGCGAGGCAAGCTGCGGGACCTGAAGGACGGCTGTGACCTCCAGGACTGGGAGGAAGTGGCTCAGACCTTGCAGCGGGACATGAAGGATTTTGAGAACACACTGATAAAGCTCAATCAG ATGGGCGAGCAGCTGATGTGGAGGGCCAGCCCCAGTGCTGAGGCCGTGCggaggcagctgctggccctgcaggacCAGTGGCAGCTCCTGAAGCAGACGGCTGCCAGCCAGAGCAAAGCCCTGGGCGGGCTGCGGAGTCTGCAGGACTTTAACAGGAAAGCTGAGCGGCTGGAGGCGTGGATCAAGCACAAG GAGGAGAAGCCCTCTCTGGCAGCCCTCCTGCAGGAAAGCCCAGACAAGATCCAGCTCACCCGCCGCATCCTTGACTTGAAGCAG gaggagcagcagttcCAGAGTCTGCACAAGGAGCTGAACAGCCTGGCCCAGAAGCtggagaaacaaagcaaaagtgaGGGCAGAAACATCTCAGCCCGGCGCAAGCACCTCAATAAAAC GTGGCTGCGGCTGCAGGGGACCCTGAAGGAGCACCACGAGGCTCTGCAGCTGGCCCTGGAGGTGGCCTCTTTCCTCCAGCAAGCAGATCTCCTGCTCGGGGCCATCCACGCAAAG cagagcagcatctgCAATACAGGGAAGCCAGGGGAGGGCGAGCCATGCCAGGATCGGGATGTCCGGGACATAGCCAGCCAGGTGATG ATGCTGGATGTGACAGTGTCCCAGCTCCTAAACttgcagcccagcctggcagcccgAGTCACCTCAAAGCACCGAGATGTGAAggagagctgggcacagctccagcaggcaCTGAG agcagggaaggcTCCTGGGAAGGCAAGCAGTTCCCCAGGGGGCAAAGCTGCAGCTCCAAATGTTGAGCCTCGAGGAGAAGATGGCAGTCATGGGGCTGTGGGTAAGGAAGCAGCGGCCAAATGGACAAGAGGACTCGGCAGCATG GTACCAAAAGATGTGCTGGAGAAGATGGCAGAGcacaagaaaggagaggagagcagccctggctccccaGCAGTGGGACAGCCCCCTCATGGAGGGGACAACAAAAG gaggagagaggcagaggctgagtgggggatgcagcagctggagaccCAAGTGCAGGACGTCTGCCAGGTGGTGAATGCG ACTCTATCGCCGTACAAGGAGACTGTGGGTGTGGGAGTCCCCCCATGTCCAGCGGTGAGCCTGGAGGCAGCACGGATGCAGCAAGAGCCCCTGGCCCCCAGctccagtgccagggctgtgctcctg GAGGGACCAGCACGAGGGAGGCCTCCCGGGAGCCCTCAGGTGGAGGCCATGCTGCGGGAACTGGGGGAGTTGTGggaggacctgcagaggaagCACCAGGAGAATGGCGTAGTGCTGCAAGAAATCGATAAG GCACTGAGGCTGGTGGGGGAGCTGGACCAGGCTGAGCAGTGGCTGCAAGCCGTGGCTGGGTCACTTTTGGAACCAGCTGCCATGAGAAGCCCAGCGGAGCTGCGCCAGGACCTGGAAGAATTGAGccagctggagaagcagctcctgctgtgtggCCTCAAGCTGCAGGCACTGCGGGAAGAAGCAGCAGGCGAGTCGCCCACTGAGCACGAGGGGGCAAGGAAGATGCAGAGGAAAGTGGAGATGGTGGAGGAGAA GTTGGCACATGTGCAGGCAGCCCTGCGGCACCGGGCAGCAGATCTGCGGGACTCCCTGGTGCTGTCTGAGTTCCTGCAGGACCTGCAAGAGGAGGAGGCACGGAGCCAGCAGGGATCTGCAGTG ccaGGGAGCGGGCATTGCGGCTCGCAGGGGTGTTTTCCCCTGCTCTCAGCCCAGGCTGAGACATCTCCAAGCAGTGAGGACATGAGCCGCCCcttgggagagctgcaggaggccGTGGAGATGCTGAATGATGCGGCGAAGGAGCGGGAGCGGGTCATGGAGGTGGCAGCGGAGACGGAGAGCCTGGAGCGCCTG GTGGCAAAGATATCCCCACAGCTGGAAGCCCTTCAGCGCAGAGCCAAGGTGCTGTCTCAAGACATTGCCCTAGCAGAGAACAGCTTCACCACAGTGAAGAGTGAGAAGGACCTGCAAGGGCTGCAGGACTTGCTACGCTgccagcaggagatggag CATGCAGTGTCACAGACCCTGCaagggcagctggaggagctggagagggcagCTGCCCGCTTGCAAGAGCTGTGCCCCTCTCGGCAGTGCCCCGTCAGccgggagctgcaggagacTCTGTgggcctgggcagggctgcgAGAGCTGCTGCGGGAGACCCGGCTCCGCGTGCAGCAGGCCAGCCGGCTCTGGCACTTCTTCAAGGATTATTTAGCCATGAT CTCCTGGACAGAGGACACACGGGCTCAGATCTTCTCTGAAAGCCCAAGCAGCTCCAGTCTCCCGGAGACTCCATGTGAGGAACTGGAGAGGAGAATCGAAGAGAAACTCAAGGAGTTTGAGGCActagcagcagcagggcagcagctggtgtCTGAGGAGCACTACCTGAGTGCAACA ATAAAGGAGCGCTtggaagagctgcagagcatGCTGGGCTGGGTGCTGGTGCGCTGGCGAGCACAGAGGCATCAGCAGGAACTGGGGAGCAGACAGGAGGTCAGGAGGGACCCAGAGAGCCTCTCAAGCACATCCCCCACTGGTCAA AAGCAGCATGCCTCTCGTGATCCACCCCAGCTGGAAAGTATTCACAGCCCAGTGAAGTTCatgccctgctccctcctcgAGCCTGTGCAAAGATTAGAGCCAAAACTTCCAGAGAAAACAGCCATCTCCCCACCCGCATCACCGCTCTCAGATGCCCCAtcaggaggggagcagagctggggggagcagagcagcaaaacaCCCCATGATTCAGACCCCCTCAAGGAGGCTGCCAcctgggatgctgctgagacctccacactgctgctgccaccgcGGGGCCCCTGTGGTCTCGGGGGGACGGTCAACCTCATCCTCAGCATTGGCAAGAAGGGCGAGAAGAagaaggcacagcagcaggccAGCAGCGAGCGGCCGGGGGAGGAGGCACTGCCAACG GTGCAGGTGGAGGCCAGGAAAACCTGCACGGCAAAGCGGCCACCCGCTGTTGTCCGCCGCCCTCCGGCGTGCAGCGGTGGGATGCCGGCTGTCTCCCACACCCTGCCTAAGGCCGGGGCTGGCTGTCTCTTCAACAGCCTGCAGCGGCGGGAGCaggccagggcagagcaggcCCGGCTGCTGACCCTCCAAGGCATCATGGGCGACAGCTCCCTGCGGCCCACACCTGAGGAATGCCATGGGCCCAGCAACACATGGCCTCAGAAGTGCGGCTGGAGGAAgggcggggcaggggcagctACTGCTggacctcagctgggagagctgctcctctATGTCAGGAACCCGCTGGTGCAGGACATCGACGCCGAGTGCGGggcagcccctcagagcccctgcctCCCTAAGCCAAAAATCACGTGCCCCCGTGTTTCCTtgggctctgtgctcagcctggagctgccacGGGACGCGGTGGTCCTGGGGTGCCACCGAGGGGCTGCAGCGcggcagcaggaggcagaggggcaggagcagaggcaggatcGAGGGGTGAGGCCTTGGAAGTCCGCAGGCACACATGGAGTTGGATGGCAGGAAGATGGGCACCGTCCCCAGGAGCCCAGCAAGAGGCTGGGGATGTCCCCCAAGGGTGAGCAAGGAACGTGGTTCGAGGAGGTGAGCTTCAACCCCAGCTACAGCCAGCAAAGGGCAcactgtgctgggaaggagcacTGGAACCTGCAgcaccccagcagcaccagtagAGACCTTCTGGACTTGAGGCCGAGCTGGCAATCCCGTGTCGGTGTTGGGGATGAGCTGACCACCCACTTTGGCCCGGATGACAGCCCCACTGCCAGTGGCAGGGCCAGGCATCACAGGGCTGCTTGGCTAGAGCTTGGATCATCACCTGCCAGCATCCCAGGCATGGCTggagccctccccagccctgcctgtgcacagcagccagccagcagcagccagcccagaggGTCTCCAGCTTCCCCTGCCACTCCCACCCAGCTCTCTGTCTTTGAGTGGGCACTGGGGTCtccacagccccagagccctgcactgggCGCTAGAGAAGTTTGCCACCCTGCCCACAGGCAGtttgaggaagaggaggaggagctgcaggccaTCTGGGATGGGGCACAGGAGCAACAGGCAGAGAGCCCAccaggaggcagctgtgccagccacCGGACgggcagcagggtgggcagcttgcccagccccactgccactGCTGGCGGGCCCCTCATTCTCTCATCAGCCAACAACGTGCTAGTGGCCAAATTCACCCTTCCTACCACtgcccagctgctccacagcccaTCAGGAGAAAAGAGCCCTGGGGTGGTGCACAGTGGCAGCCCCAGTAGGCTCAAGGTTTCTCCCCACGTGGAGGAGCTGGTGTCTGCGGCCCCCCTGGATGCCTCCAGTGCCTGGGAtcagcagaggcacaggcaagaggagagagagagcagcaag GTCCTTCCCGGTAAAATGGAGTTTCAGATGATGGAGGGGACGCTGGAAAGGAAGCACGTAttgcaggcaggagggagaaag GCCAGCTGCCGGGCCTGGGGCCTCTTTCACACTGTGCTGATGAGGCAGACACTGTGCTTCTACCAGGACCGCAGGGACAGCCTCAAG AGCTCCGTGGTGGCCCTTCCCCTGAACCTCTCCGGGGCAGTCTGCACCCCAGATGCCGAGTACACCAAGAAGACCAACTGCTTCAGGCTTCA gctTCAGGATGGCTCTGAATACCTCCTGAGGGCTCCCACCCAGCCGCTTATGAACGAGTGGGTCTCCAAGCTGCAGCAAAACTCAG GTTTCCCCAAAGTGGATTACTTCCAGGCGGCAGCACAGCGTGTCGAGGGCACTGCTGGTACTGGTAG TTTCAGCAAGGTCTCCAGCCCTGGGACTTCCCACCTCCAGGGACATCATCAGGTCACAACCACCAAGAGCCAGGAGGTTGTGTTACCCTGTGCAAGCACACTACTGCAGCGGCCTCTGGGCAGCCAAGATGGCCCAGTCGATGGgactgtggcagcagcag AGAATGCTCAGGGGACTGGGCACAAGGGGCAGCAGTGGTCACCCAGGGCGTCCCCCGGACTGTGGGACAACATCTGCCCAGAAGACGACTATGGGCTGGTGGCCAACAAGAGGAGGTCCTACTCCTTCACCTCAG CCACCTACCAGAAGATCACCCCACTGGCCGTGCCCCAGGAGCCGGCGGAGGCCGGGAGCAGTTACTCCGTCACACTGTACATAGGGGAGCAGGTGTCGGCCACACCCCGGGCACGCTGTCACTCCTTTGTGGCCCGAACAGGGAGCCCCCGGGACACACGAGGGGAGAAGACCACCAGCCCCCCTCGCAGCAAGAACAAATCTGTCTTCAAGAAGTTCTTTGGGAAGAAAGAGTGA